In one Silene latifolia isolate original U9 population chromosome 10, ASM4854445v1, whole genome shotgun sequence genomic region, the following are encoded:
- the LOC141609031 gene encoding midasin-like, with product MERLLQLPEVFDYFQLYQLQRLICITALKVSHAMKPFVELHSFFHVLEMIACGVKWNEPVLLVGEIGTGKTTLVQNLAARLGQKLTVLDRETLATSSKIETTSMMMVEVATRHQSQLIS from the exons ATGGAGAG GCTATTACAGTTGCCGGAGGTTTTCGATTATTTTCAACTATATCAACTTCAAAGGTTGATTTGTATCACTGCACTGAAG GTTTCTCATGCAATGAAACCTTTTGTTGAGCTTCATAGTTTTTTTCACGTtttggagatgatagcttgtgGTGTAAAATGGAATGAGCCTGTACTTCTGGTTGGTGAAATTGGTACTGGTAAAACTACACTTGTTCAGAATCTTGCAGCAAGACTTGGTCAAAAGCTTACTGTTCTCGATCGGGAAACTCTAGCAACCAGTTCCAAAATCGAGACGACTTCAATGATGATGGTGGAAGTGGCAACTCGACATCAATCCCAACTAATTAGCTAG